From Virgibacillus natechei, the proteins below share one genomic window:
- the yaaA gene encoding S4 domain-containing protein YaaA: protein MENIGINTEFITLGQFVKLANILESGGMVKAFLQDEGVFVNGELEHRRGRKLYPNDVVQVEGIGSYRVMKEN from the coding sequence ATGGAAAATATTGGGATTAATACGGAATTTATTACGCTAGGTCAATTTGTAAAACTGGCAAATATACTTGAATCTGGTGGAATGGTAAAAGCGTTTCTACAGGATGAGGGTGTTTTTGTTAATGGGGAGTTGGAACACAGACGTGGAAGAAAGCTTTATCCAAATGATGTTGTACAAGTTGAAGGTATCGGATCCTATCGTGTAATGAAGGAAAATTAG